CGCCTCCATTGGCAGGTCTAATTCCTCCTGCTGCAGAGTCCTGTAGCTGATCCTGCCACCTCCATTAGGCAGCCCCTCCTGTGGGCTCATGTGGAGCGGCAGATACCCCGAGCAGGATGGGCAAAAAGTGTACGAGCGGGGCGGTCTGTAGGGCGCACGCGGGAAGTATTGAGGATAGCTTACTGGTCCGTTGTGCTCCAAGGGCTCCGCCGTCATCAGCAGCTGATTGCAGGATGCGTATTCAGGGAAATGTTGAAGACTCAGTGGACTCTCCGGTGGACTCGGTTGGCGCAGTGGATTTGGCGATGCCTTGGCCACGTCAgcctcctcctccccctcttctGACTCGTCTCTTTTACAGCAGTAATACTAATGGGCACACTCAATACATAAGTAAGTACAGAAGAGGGAGTTACGTATGAGATGAGCAGTAGAGGAGATTTACCTGCAGCCTACAGTAACACAGAACTGTGACAATAGTTAGCAAGATAATGGCAGCCAGAATTCCGCCTGTGATGACCACTGTGCCGGCTGTCATTCGAAATCCTCTCCATCAACAAACTAGGCAATGCataaagacagaaaaacagagataccatgaacatttatatttacaatgcTGTAATGGCTGGACCAATCGGACACACAAGTacttgttatatttaacaaacaaactttaaaacccACTCTGTGAGCTGCATGAACCATCCTCACACTTTAAAGATCACTGATCAAGATTCAGAGAAAATGAGGGTGCTGAGCTAGAAGTCTTTCTGCAGCTTTgtctttctattcaccaaagatcCTCGGATTTCAGCTGGTTCTCCTCATCGAGAAAAATCTGAAAGATCAACTGCTGGACTAACAGGTTTGCCGATTGTAACATTCTAATAGCTGTAtccaaatatttataattataaaaagttattattaattattaatatttgccCTTTTGTATTATTTgctacaatgcaaaaaaaatattgcctaGTATATTGCAAAGACTGACACACAGTGAAATGTTTGGATAAGACTCAGGATTAATGGTCGACCCATAAGGCAAAAGTTTGGAGTGAGTAAGAATTTATGTTaagaaatttacttttatttagcaaggatgcattacattgggaaaaagtgacagtaaagacatattgttacaaaagctttctatgtcaaaaacaaaaacaaaaaaacaacaacaacacagctgttttaaacattgataagaaacaatcttttttttttttttatcaaatcatcatattagaatgatttctgaaggatcatgtgacattgaagactggactaaagatgctgaaaattcagctttgccatcacagaaacaaatcatgttttaaaatatattaaaatagaaaactgttattttaaattgcaataatattttcacagtatttcagttttttgctgtatttttaatcaaattgcagcctttgatgaacagaagagatttctttcaaaaacattttgaacaaacttttgaacagtattgtaagTATATACCTATACACTAagtattaaaacaaagaaaatgataATCTCACAAAGGTCAAATATCTGCAGAAAATTGGTCTAATAATATACTAGCACTCATGATGCTACAGAACTGTATTCAAACACATACCACAGCAGtggaataaaaaaactaaaaaaaaatagaacatttGCACAGTTTCAGCAGGATGTGAAATGACGGCATATAACATGTACATATACACTCAGGTGATTCGGTCATAATTAgccacagatctgtgtcagtagTCAGTGCTGTTcactgttaataataaataatcttgtCTCTGTACATGTGCAATGCTAATGAAGGGGCATCTGGACACAAGTGAATCAGAAAGGGACCCTCAATAAGACTTTTAGATTTTGTGATGACAGTACTTGGTCTTACCTCAGGCCAGAGACTCATTCGAGCCCACATAAACTAGTCATCCATTCGCATTAATcactggaaaaaaaacattttataaccaAATCTAAACGTCATCGTCAGTTTAGAATATCAAACTTTCAACCACTCTAATAACCTACTCAGAAATCTGTTCAAAAGTCCCTCGGATCACACAACAAATAAAGCTCATGACTTTTGTGTCACAATTATATCTCTATAAACCTATAATATCAATAGGCTGACATGTAAAAAAAGAGATTTGAAATCTGGTCTACTATTAATTATGGGCAACTTTTAGTCcgttttaatgtattaaatgtgtatacattttttatataatacaagcAACAcataatgaatattattaataaaataattattacatttgtgtAATAGAGATAAATGTGATCTATGTACATCTTAAACTGCATTAGATCAGGAGAGATTTTGTATACTCACATTATGGTATCTACAGAACATAGGGCAGGTGTCCAATGCATCCGGCGAACTTAACCACAAATTAGCCACAAAATCGCTTTCACGAGGTCACATCTCCAGACAGAATGAAATTTCTATGATAATAAATGATCAGACAAAATGATCGGCGACGATAAGGGCTGAACTTCATGAGCAGTGTAGCTGTGAGCAGAAGAGCGTCCGCTGGAGTCACGCACGTCCCACATCAGTGTGTGTTAACCTCTCCCCACTCATCACACTGTCCTTCTGTTATTCACTCGTACACAAGTCCTCCATTCCACTGATATTGACTGAATCCTTTTAATCCCTTTAACATCAATGTCAGAGGTGGCAGCATACTTCATGATATCAATCTGAACTTTCATCTTACAGCTGCAGGTTCACTGATTTgtaatttatatgtttaaaattaatattactgtattaatgGACAAGTTATCTTCAAGATCTGTGTTACTGAAATGCATGCTATGTTATTTTATTCAGATAAAAGATGATGATGTTTTGCTAGATAATGTTGCTAATCAGTGGCATCATATGCTCCCAGtgttattattgtgatttttgcACGATTCAAGCTGTCTTTCAAATGCAGAAGTGTCAAAATGAAGTTCATCAGTTGCAAGATTATTTCAGCAAATTGTGCAATTCTTGTACTTCCTCTttctttcatacacacacacacacacacacaatcgcaAACATTCACTCATACTTTTAGTCCCACTTTAAACTCTTTCTTACTGTTCCTCCTGTTGGACCACTTTAAGTGCTGCTGAGAGGGGATAGTTGGAAAGTGGAGGAAACCATATTTTAGTATATGAATTATTAAACCTTCAAATGATAAAGCAGGCTGAGATTCTAGTGTATTGTACAGACACGGTCATGATAAATTTATAAGTAAGATGCAGTGTAAGGAAgggttatttttctcttttccctCTCTTGCTTTTCCTCAGTCTAAAGCTGCTCTCAGAATTCCCACCGGACCATCCGTGCCTTACTGTTCACTGGGATATTTGGGGTGAAAGGCTCACAAAACTGACTGTAATAATACAGGTTACACAGAGTATATACACTCACTttccactttattaggtacaccttgctagtacacCTGGTTGTATGACAAATATCAGTCTATGAAAAGACAAAATCGGGTGATACTAAATATGAGACATCTATCACTGCCAGATTGATCAGACACCATAATAGATGCTAATGTCAGTCTCAGTCTCAGTGAAGTCAAAACTAATGCTTGGTCTTCAGTACATGATAAGCTGATTTAATTAACTACAGACATACGAGCCGGAGGGAAGCCTCAGAGGAACACAGTCAGAATGTGACTCGAGTTACATGAAAAGTGTATCATGCAGTAAGATCATGTATAATGAGAATAAtgctgttgaaaaataaaaatccttcatGTAGGTTCATCAAGGGCTTATGgtaaatacattacattaatgttaacaaaggcAGTGAACAATATTCTGTGTCTAAATATATCCAGAAAACCTATTCTGCCATGAGCATAATGTCTGTTGTGATCATCTGAAATATGTGGCATGCAACTTATTCTTCCTGGCATTATTTTCATTGTCATTAATGAAATGCTGGCATCATCTTTGAGATGGAAAAGGGAGAAAAACTGTTGTAAGGATCTGTGCTTGATGACTGAATCATTTCATTAAATCATTTCATGCTTAGTGAGCTTCAGGACATCCTTCAGCAAGAAACAGTGAGAGAATTTTGAAACATGATGTGCTTTCTTGGTAAAACTCGGTGATGTCATTTGCTCTGGCAGCTGAGCAAGTTCTGTTTGACGGGGATTACGCAGTCTGCTCGTTTCGACTGCCCCACAAGAACACAAATGGGCAGTGAAAGGTATTTTTGCAGCTTCACTATGCAGATGTGTTAGGAGACAAAGTGCATGTATATTTGATGAGGAACAAGGCAGCCTTGTCACATTTCGGTGTGAGAGACAGAGCTTGAAGTTCAGTGAAGAAGAAGAACTGACCTCTAGCCACACTGAAAGTAATATGCCATGTCTGTAGACGCAGAGTTTTTAGCGTTCAGATCAAATCTTCCTGTAATTTCGAAACTcgtgaattatattttaaaaatactgggCTTAATCATAATCTCAGGGCAACCCAATTCTTTAGGGTTATGCTTGAGACATACTTGTCTGTAACCCTGAAGACCTCGATTAATTAGTTCAGATGTAGTTGAAGATTGTTGGCATTTCATTTATGGGTTGTCCTGTTAGCATTCCACTGTTCCACTGCAGATCACTGCATATTTAGGCAAATTTTAGAATGCCATGGGGTAAAAAGAACAGAGAACTTTCCTGTAAGCGTAAACTGTTGTTTTGGGCATGCATAAAAACTcatataataatagtagtagttataataataatatttgttattattgttgctgttttaattgttattattatgccCACCATTATgcaaatttaatacaattattgcaataataatacaattattgttGTGATTTTTAACCATTTTTCACTATATGGTAAATTAccaatttacaggattttactgtagcatttttgcaTCCTTTTCACATCACACATCACGTTGTTGGGGATCCTGATAAAAAATGATCGgcctaaaaaaatttttttgtacatttgttaTGCTATAGACCTAATGTAACATGTATTTTACAGAAGGTAGGGTCATACAAACTTATGAATGAACATAACATTTGTTATGACGTTATACGTTTCAAACATTACAATGCACATGATAACATTCATTAACTCTGGAATAAGTAAATCcacttcatatatttattattttgaagaaCTTGTGAACAACATAAACAAATCAGGCATCAAGTTTGTAGTTCTAAACATAtagaatatataattaatattaataaagacaaaaaaaaaacataaaatagtttaCAATAGACATAACTTTGACATTTTGCACAACCTTCACTAAACAAATTTATTACAGAACACTTTGTACAAAGGAGGAGATTTAGATAATCAACATTATGAATAAAGAATTTGCTATTCAGACTTTACTGGAAGTTTACAGACAGAATTTGTAAGATAGCCACGTGCATGTTTCTCTAGGGTGTAAGGTCTATAGTATTACCAAATATtggaaatctgaattttttttgttaatattgccAAAACTATCCACAAATGATTTTTTCACTCAAGAGCTGAGGAATATATGCTCAGAACAGTGAAGGCTATGACCAGtcagtttaataaaaacaaatcctgTGCTAACTGAAAAGAAATcaggttaataataaaaaaaaaaaaaaaaaaaaaaaatgaatacaacatGTAGTGAAAAGAAAGCATAACGAGAgatcaaaaacaatttttaaaaaggC
The sequence above is drawn from the Carassius auratus strain Wakin chromosome 5, ASM336829v1, whole genome shotgun sequence genome and encodes:
- the LOC113079658 gene encoding protein FAM163B, translated to MTAGTVVITGGILAAIILLTIVTVLCYCRLQYYCCKRDESEEGEEEADVAKASPNPLRQPSPPESPLSLQHFPEYASCNQLLMTAEPLEHNGPVSYPQYFPRAPYRPPRSYTFCPSCSGYLPLHMSPQEGLPNGGGRISYRTLQQEELDLPMEAPSFQKLNLIRSVTMQEVLTHHSISTDV